The stretch of DNA CTGGAGTGGGGACTGTTCGTAGAACCGGTCTGCCAGGGACTCATAGTCCGCGGCCGATTGGCCGATCATGGCCTGAGCCAGTTCCGTCGCGGCGGCGAAACAGGTTGGACGGTCTTCGCCGCCCACTTCGGGGAAGGGTGCAGCTTCTCCGATACCCTGAGTGCCATCTCGCAAGGTCACTCGCATGAACAGGTTTTCGGCCGTCACACGTGCGCCTGTCGCGACGACGAACGGATCCGTAATCGGGATGTCGACCGGCCAGATTTCAATGCGCTGTATGATGTGCGAGTTCACCGGGGAGTTGTGCCTGCTCATCCGTACCGGTCATTTTGCCAGGGGAAGGCGCTATTCGAATAACCTCGCACTTCCCAGAACCCCTTCTCGTCGTGCTCGGAGAAGGTGATGGCTTTGACCCATTTGGCGCCTTTCCAGGCATACCGTTTGGGGACAATCATGCGAACCGGGCCGCCGTGTTCTTTTGTCAGTGGCCGACCATTCCATTTGTAAGTGAGGAGCACGTCATCTGTCTGACAGGCGTCGAGTGGTAAATTGGTGGTGTAGTCGTCGTAGGATTGGAAGAGGACGAATTTCGCAGAGGGGAGGGGTTGGACGACAGCCATCAGCTGTTTGAAGCTGACCCCCTCCCATTCATTATCATACCGACTCCAGGACGTTACGCAATGGAAGTCCGACACGTCTTTGAATTGCGGTTGCGCAAGAAAGTCCGTCCACGTCCAGGTCACGGGAG from Nitrospira sp. encodes:
- a CDS encoding molybdopterin-dependent oxidoreductase, whose translation is MDQNDRFIKSKENWAKARRGGEEREVFYEGDDRLPPGQHLVETWPVLDLGQKPDIPLSEWTLTIGGAVTTPVTWTWTDFLAQPQFKDVSDFHCVTSWSRYDNEWEGVSFKQLMAVVQPLPSAKFVLFQSYDDYTTNLPLDACQTDDVLLTYKWNGRPLTKEHGGPVRMIVPKRYAWKGAKWVKAITFSEHDEKGFWEVRGYSNSAFPWQNDRYG